In the genome of Candidatus Methylomirabilota bacterium, the window TTCCCGGCCAGCCCGATACCGTGCAGTTCCACTTCGCCTTCTGGCCCATGCTGGCGGTCACCGCGATCATGTGCGCGGTCTTCGGTGTCTTGTTCGGCGCGCCGACCCTGCGGCTCCGCGGCGACTATCTCGCCATCGTGACGCTGGGCTTCGGCGAGATCGTGCCGGTGGTGGCGCGCAACTGGGAGGGGCTCACCAACGGCGCCCAGGGGCTGGGCGGCATCCGCACGCCGCGCCTCTTCGGCTACGAGTTCGGCTTCTCCCCCTACCCCTACTACTTCCTGGGCCTCGGCCTCGTCGCACTCGCGGTGTGGCTGTCCATCCGCCTCCAGGAGTCCCGCGTCGGCCGCGCGTGGATGGCGATTCGTGAAGACGAGCTGGCCGCCGGCGCCATGGGCGTCAATCACGTGCACTACAAGCTGCTCGCCTTTGCCATGGGCGCGGCGGTGGGCGGGCTCGCCGGCACCTTCTACGTGGCCAAGCTCACCACCGCCACCCCGGACATGTTCACGTTCCCGGTATCGGTGATGGTGCTGGTCATGGTGGTGCTGGGCGGCATGGGCTCGATCCGGGGCGTGGTGGTGGCTGCCCTCTTCCTCGCGTTTCTCCAGTCGGTAATCCTGCAGGAGCTCACCGACTGGGTGCACGCCCTCGGGCGGCTCGTCGGCAGCGCGTTCCTCCAGCGGATCGAGCTCATCACGTCACTTGAGCTGATCTTCGGCGTCATCCTCGTCCTCATGATGATCTTCCGCCGCGAGGGCATCTGGCCGGCGGTGCGGCGGGTGTCCGCGCTCACGCCCGAGCAGCAGGCGGCAGTGCCGAGCCGGGGCGCCGCGGTGCAGCTCTCCTGGTCGCAGGCCGCGCGGGCCGACGCGCCGCCCCGGGCGCTCCTCGAGATCGAGAGCCTGAGCAAGCAGTTCGGCGGGGTGGCGGCGGCGGACCGCATCTCGCTCACCGTGGACGCGGGCGAGCTGGTCAGCGTGATCGGGCCCAACGGCTCGGGAAAGACCACGCTGTTCAACCTGATCACCGGGCTCATCGCCCGCGACAGCGGGAGCATCCGCCTCGAGGGCCGCGAGATCGGCGGCCTCCCTGCCCACGCCATCGTCGCGCGCGGGGTGGCCCGCACCTTCCAGAACATCCGCCTGTTCAACAATCTGAGCGTGCTGGAGAACCTCCTCGTGGGCGAGCACTCGCGCCTGCAGGCGGGCGCGCTGGGTGCGGTGTTCCGCCCGCCGCGCGTGCGCGCCGAAGAACGGGCGGCGGTGGACCGCGCGCTCGAGGTGCTGGGGCTCTTCGGCAATCGCCTGCTGCCCCGCCTCGACCACCCCGCCTACGGGCTCTCCTACGCCAATCGCCGGCGTACCGAGATCGCGCGCGCCATCATGACCCAGCCGAAGCTCCTGCTCCTCGACGAGCCCGCCGCGGGCATGAATCCCGCCGAGACGCTCGAGCTGATGGACCTCGTCAAGGCGCTGCGCGGCCTCGGTATCACCATCGTGCTGATCGAGCACAAGCTGGACGTGGTCATGGACATGTCGGATCGGGTGATCGTCCTCGACCACGGCGTGAAGATCGCGGAGGGCGCCCCCGTCGAGGTGCGGAACGACGAGCGGGTGATCGAGGCCTATCTCGGCCGTCGGCGCCGCGCGGCATGAGCCCGCGGGGCCCGCTGCTTCTCGACTTCCGCGGCGTGCACACGCACTACGGGCCGCTCCACGTGCTCAAGGGCGTGAGCTACGAGATCTACGAGGGCGAGATCGTCTCTCTGCTTGGCGGCAACGCCTCGGGCAAGTCCACGACCATGAAGACCGTGCTGGGGCTGGTGCGGCCGACGGAGGGGACCATCCGGTTCCGAGGGGAGCCGATCCACGCCCTCCGCACCAGCGAGATCGTCAAGCGCGGCATCGCGCCCGTGCCGGAAGGACGGCGCGTGTTCCCGCGGATGACCATCGTCGAGAACCTCGAGATGGGCCGCTACACGCGCCGTTCAGAGCCCGGCTGGGATACCGACCTCGACCGCGTGTTCGGCCTGTTCCCGGTGCTGAAGGAGCGGCGGCATCAGCTCGCGGGCACGATGTCGGGCGGCGAGCAGCAGATGCTCGCCATCGCACGGGCGCTCATGACGAACCCGCGCCTCCTCTGCATGGACGAGCCTTCGATGGGCCTGGCGCCCCGTCTCGTCGAGGACGTGTTCGACATCATCCGCGCCATCAACGGCCAGGGCACCACCATCTTCGTCATCGAGCAGAACGTCAACATGGCGCTGTCCGTCGCCCACCGGGGCTACGTGCTGCAGATGGGCGAGGTGGTCCTGAGCGGCGCCGCCGCCGAGCTGCTCGAGAATCCTCTGATCCAGAAAGCCTATCTGGGCAGCGCGTAGCGCCGCCGCCGGCCGAAGCGGCCGTAGCGGAGCGCGGCCACGCCCAGAGCGCGTCGTCGAGTCACCCGCCGAGCCGCACGTCGTCGAGGCATGCCCCGTCCAGGGGCATGTTCCGTGCCGGTTTTAGGTGCTCGTGAGATCAGCCACTTGGACGCCGCAAACACTGCGTAGCGAGGTCCTCGTAAGATTCGCCGACAGCTGGGTGTGCTAGCATCAGGCCGCCCGCACGGGCGGAGGCAAGGATGGCGGACATCGTCCTCGGCATCGGCACCTCGCACAGCCCCATGCTCAGCACGCCCCACGAGGCCTTCGCGGGGCATCGAGAGCGCGACCAGCAGCGGGTGCCCGAGTTCGCCGCCCTGGCCCGGGAGCGTGCCGCGCGCGTCGCCCCCGAGCTGGCCCCCGCCGTCACCGCGGCGCGCCACGCCGCCAACCAGGCGGCCCTCGCCACCCTGGCCGCCGCGCTGGCCGACGCCGCGCTGGACGCACTGGTGATCATCGGCGACGACCAGGGCGAGTGGTTCAGCGTGGACAGCCAGCCCGCCCTCTGCATCTACTGGGGCGATGCGGTGGAAAGCCTGCCGCCGCCGGTGGAGCGCATGGCGCCCTCCCTGCGCCTGGGGTACTGGGGCTACTACGGCGACGGGGCCAATCGGAGCTACCCCGTGGATGCCGCCCTGGGGCGCCACGTCATCGAATCGCTCACCCGCGACCACAGCTTCGACGTGGCGCACATGCGGGTGCAGCCTCGCCACGCGCCCTTCGGGCACGCGTGGAGCTTCGTGCACCAGCGCCTGATGAACGGCACGGTCATCCCGATCGTGCCCGTGCTGCTCAACACGTACTATCCCCCGAACCAGCCGACCCCGAAGCGGTGCTACGAGCTCGGTCGGGCGCTTCGCCGGGTCATCGAGGCCTGGCCGGGGGCCCGGCGGGTGGGCGTGCTCGGCTCGGGCGGGCTCAGCCACTTCGTGGTGGACGAGGCGCTCGACCGTCATGTGCTCAACATCCTCGCCCGGCGGGACGCGGACGCGGTGGCCGCGCTGCCGCTGAATCGCCTGAACTCCGGCAACTCCGAGATCCGCAACTGGATCGCCGCCGCGGGGGCCCTCGAGGGCCTCGCGATGCGGCTTCTGGACTACGTGCCGTGCTATCGCTCCGAAGCCGGTACCGGCTGCGGCATGGCTTTCGCGATCTGGGACTGAAGGGAGGCGCTCCATGCTCTCGCGAGAAGACAACGAGCTCCTGTGCCGGGTGGGCCGCGGCACGCCGATGGGCGAGCTGCTGCGCCAGTACTGGATGCCGGGTCTGCCGTCGTCCGAGCTGCCGTCGCCCGACGGGCCGCCGAAGAAAGTCCGCCTCCTCGGCGAGGATCTCGTCGCCTTCCGCGACACCGAAGGGCGCGTGGGCCTGCTCGCGGCGAACTGTCCGCATCGCGGCGCGTCCCTCTTCTTCGGGCGAAACGAGGAGTGCGGGCTCCGCTGCGCGTATCACGGCTGGAAGTTCGACGTGACCGGTCGCTGCATGGACATGCCGAGCGAGCCCGAGGAGAGCACGTTCAAGGACAAGGTCCGCGCACGCGCCTACCCGTGTCGTGACGTCAACGGCGTCGTGTGGGTCTACATGGGGACGCGCCAGTCCCCGCCCCCGTTCCCGACCTTCGAGATCAACACGCTCCCCGCCGAGCAGGTCTACCCGCCGCTCATGATGCTGGAAGACTGCAACTGGATGCAGGCGCTCGAGGGCGACATCGACTCGTCCCACATCGACTGGGTACACGGCAAGCGCCGCCCCGACAGCGCCCAGCGCGGCACCTTCCATCGGGACAAGCGCCCGCGCCTCGAGGTACTGGGCACGGACTACGGCGCCTGCTACTCCGCGCGGCGGCGCGGCGACACGGATGGGCTCTACTGGCACCGCATCACCCAGTTCATCCTCCCCTTCTTCACCATGATCGCGGCCAGCGATCCCGCCATCGTCTCGGCGCGCGCGTGGGTTCCGCTCGATGATCACCAGAACCTCCAGTTCGTGCTGCGTGGCCGGCTCGACCGCCCGGTGACGGAGGAGGAGCGCCGCCAGGTGCGCGATCCCTTCAAGGCCTGGGGCGGCTACGTGGACGGCGGCAGCGACCCGCGGCGCCGCTTCTACACGACGGCGAACCTCCACAACGACTACCTGCTGGACTACGAGCTGCAGCGCACCGAGCTCAACCTCGGCATCCCGTTCCTGGGCAACCTGCAGGACCGCGCGATGACCGAGACGATGGGGCCGATCTACGACCGCACCCAGGAGCATCTGGGCACCACCGACGCCATGGTGATCTTCGCGAGGAAGCTCCTCCTCGACGCGGCGAGGGCGCTGCGCGACCGCGGGACCGTGCCCGCCAACGTGGACGACGCCTCGCTCTACCGCGTGCGCCCGGCCTCCGTCATCCTGCCCGACGGCGAGAGCTGGGTGGCCGCCACCGAGAAGGCGCGCCAATCAGACGCAGGCGTGCCCATCGCCTGGGTGCCCTTCGTCTGAGCCGGGCCGTGGAGAATCTCGCCTACTACCGCGCGATCCCGTACCTCCTCGTCGTCGAGACGGTGGAGCGGGCGGGGTCCTGGTGGCGGCGCGCCAGCTATCCCGAGCTTCCGGGCTGCGCGGCGGAGGCGGAGTCCGCGGTGGAGGCCATCGAGCGGCTGGAGGAGGAGCGCGAAGCCCTGCTCGCCCGGTGCTGGGAGCGGGGCGAGCCCATCCCGGTGCCCCGTCCGCCGCTCAGAAGTCCTGCGCCGGCTGTTGTTGACAAGTGATCTGTCCGCTCGGTTTTGACACGTGATCTGTCCGCTTTCAGTGAACGCGCCCTAGGCGGCCAGGGCGCGGCCCCGGGGGTCGTAGCGGCCGAAACAGCGGGCCCCGCACCACACGGAGTACCGGCCGTCGAGGTGGCGGCGCACGAGCACGCGCAGCCCGCTGCAGGAGCGGCGGCCGCGCTGTTTACTGACCGCCAAGGCCACCCCGTCGAGCACGACGACGTTGTCGCGGCTGACCACGCGCTCTTCTTCGTGACACAGGATCTGGTCCAGATCGGTGGACCCGAGCGCCACGAAGGCTGAGGCGGGGTCCGCCGGAGCCCGCGCAAAGGTCGCGTTGTAGGTCGGCAGGAACGTCTGCTCGAGGTAGCGATTGGCCGCCGCCACCGTGGCGATGCCGGCCACGCGCAGCTCGTTGACGAGGCGATCCTGCAGCGTGCGATTGACCCGCTCGCTGCGGCCCCGGGCCTGGGGCGAATAGCTCAGGATGTGCTCAATCCCCAGCGTGCGCAGGGCGCGGCCCACCTGCGTGAGCTTCGTCGGGTCCGGCCGGGCCCCGGCCCGCGGCGTGTGGGCCGCCCAATGGGCCCGATCCGTGTAGAGGGCGATGGGCAAGCCGTAGCGGCGAAACACCGCCCCCAGCGCGGTCATGATGGCCCGCACACTCTCGCCCCCGTCGACGAGCTGCGCGTAGAGCAGCTGCTTCGTGGCATCGTCCACGATGGCCACCAGCGTATCCAGGCCCTCGGGCCCCAGGGCCAGCCAGCGATGCCGGCTGCCGTCCAGATGCAATAGCTCCCCAAAGCACGGCCGCGGCTCCCGCCGCCGCCGATGCCGCCCGCGGGCCTGGGCTTTGGGCAGCAAGCCCGCCTTCTGGAGCGCCGTCTTGACGTAGGTATACCCGAGCGTCACGCCGTGCTCTCGCTGGGCGAGCTGGTGGAAGTGGCGGCCGTTGAACCCGCCATAGCGCTCCCGATACAGCCGCAGGATGCGTTGCACCTCGCCGAACGGGGCCCGCCGGGGCGAGGGCCGGCCGTAGCGATGATCCAGCAACCCGTCGTAGCCGCGGCGCTCGAACCGCGCCCGCCACCGGCGCACACTGCGGGGACTACAGCCGATGATCTCGGCGGCCTGGATCCAGCTGATCGCCCCACTCATCGCGCGCAGCACGACCTCCCGAATCGTCATCGCCCGCTCCACTGCCACCCGGGGGAAGAGCATGGTCGACCTCCCGGTCCACCATGTGCCCCCACCCCGCGGCCGCTAGAGCGGACAGATCACTTGTTCTCGGGAGCGGACACATAGTGTGCTCCCTACAAGAAGTCCTGCGCCGGCTTGACAGCCCACGCCGCCACGAGTACCTTGCCCGTCGTCACGGCCCACACCGTTTGAAGTTCCCGTTTCTTCCCAACGAGAAGAGAAAGGGGACCCGCCATGATTCCCGCCGGGTTCGACTACCACGCCCCTGCCACCATCGGGGAGGCCACCGCGCTCTTGTCCCGGCTGGGGGACGACGCCAAGGTGCTCTCCGGTGGCCAGAGTCTCATCCCGCTCCTGAAGCTCCGCCTCGCAAGCCCACGGCATCTCGTGGATATCAACCGGATCCCGGGTCTCGCCTACGTCAAGGAGGCGGACGGGGCTCTCCGCATCGGCGCCCTCGCGCGCGAGGTGGATCTGGACGAGTCCGACGTGGTGCGAGCACGCTATCCGCTCTTGGCGGATGCGACCCGCGTGATCGCCGATCCGCTGGTACGGAACCTCGCCACCGTCGCGGGTAACCTTGCCCACGGCGACCCCGCGAATGATCATCCGGCGGTCATGCTGGCGCTGGGGGCGGAGATCACGGCCACCGGTCCCTTCGGCGCGCGGCGCATTCCCATCGGCAGCTTCTTCAAGGGTCCGTTCGAGACCGCGCTCAAGCCCGATGAGCTCTTGACCGAGATTCGCGCGCCGGCTCCGCCGCCGCGCAGTGGCGGGGCGTACGTCAAGCTGGAGCGTAAGGTCGGCGACTTCGCCACCGCGGCGGTGGCGGCCCAGATCACCCTCGCCGGCGACGGCACGGTGGCCGACATCGGCATCGCGCTCACCAACGTGGGGCTGACGCCGATCAAGGCGGACAAGGCGGAGGCCGCGCTGAGAGGCAGACGGCCCGACGACGCCGCGATCAAGGAGGCCGCGCAGCTGGCCGCCGATGCAGCCCGGCCGGAGCCCGATCTGCGCGGCTCGGCCGAATACAAGAAGGATGTCGTCCGGGTCCTGACGGCCCGCGCGCTGCGGAAGGCGATCGAGCGCGCCGGCGGAGGCAAGTGACGCCATGAACGTCCAGGTCACGATCAACGGCGAGAAGCTCTCCGCCGACGTGGAGCCGCGACTGCTCCTCGTCCACCTCATCCGGGAAGTCTTCCGGCTCACCGGCACGCACATCGGCTGCGACACCACGCATTGCGGCGCGTGCGCGGTGTTGCTCGACGGCCGGCCGGTGAAGTCCTGCACGATGTTCGCCGTGCAGGCCCACAACCGCGACATCCAGACGGTGGAAGGGCTCGAGCAGAACGGCGCGCTGCATCCTCTGCAGGAAGGCTTCATCGCGGAGCATGGGCTCCAGTGCGGTTACTGCACCCCGGGCATGCTCATGACGAGCAAGGCCTTTCTGGACAAGCACCCGTCGCCCTCCGAGGACGAGATCCGCTGGGCGATCTCCGGCAATCTCTGCCGCTGCACCGGGTACGTGAACATTGTCAAGGCCGTGCAGCACGCGGCGGCCCAGCTCAGGGCGGCGGCGCCCGCGGGAGGGACGCGATGACCACGATGAGGACCACTCCCGAAGTCGGCGGCATGGGGCACTCGATCAAGAGAAAAGAGGATCCGCGCTTCATCCGGGGCAAGGGCACCTACGTGGACGACGTGGTGCTGCCCGGCATGCTCTATCTCGACATCGTGCGGAGCCCCCACGCCCACGCCAAGATCGTGAAGATCGACACCGCGAAGGCCACGGCGGTGCCGGGCGTGCTCGCCGTGATCACCGGCGCGGATCTCGCCAAGTACAACCTCCACTGGATGCCCACGCTCATGTCGGACACCCAGATGGTGCTGCCCGTCGAGAAGGTGATGTACCAGGCGCAGGAGGTGGCGGCGGTGCTCGCCACCACGCGCTACGCCGCCGCCGACGGCGCCGCCGCGGTGGACGTGGAGTACGAGCCGTTGCCCGCGGTGGTGAGCCCGCAGAAGGCGCTCGAGCCGGGCGCCCCGGTGCTCCGCACCGACAAGAAGGACAAGAAGGACAATCACATCTGGCACTGGGAGTGGGGCGACCGCGCCGCGACCGATCGCGCCTTCGCCGAGGCGGACGTGACGGTCAAGGAGCAGATCTACATCCCCCGCATCCACGTGGCGTCCATCGAGACCTGCGGCTGCGTGGCGCATTTCGACAAGGTCAACGACAAGCTCACGGTCTGGATGACCACCCAGGCGCCCCACGCGATCCGAACCGTCTTCGCCCTCGTCGCGGGCCACGTGGGCCTCGCCGAGCACAAGATCCGCATCATCTCCCCCGACATCGGGGGCGGGTTCGGCGGCAAGGTGCCGGTCTATCCCGGCTACGTGATCGCGGTGGCGGCGTCGGTTCTCACCGGCAAGCCCGTGAAGTGGATCGAGGACCGCATGGAGAATCTCCAGGCGGATTCCTTCGCCCGCGACTACCACATCACCGCGGAGCTGGCCGCCAAGAAGGACGGCACCCTCACCGCCCTCCGGATCAAGACCTTGGCCGATCACGGCTACACGGATGCCGCCGCCAACCCGTCCAAGTTCCCGGCGGGGCTCTTCCACGTCTGCACCGGCTCCTACGATCTCAAGGCCGCGCACGTGGAGGTCGACGGCGCCTATACCAACAAGCCGCCGGGCGGCATCGCGTACCGCTGCTCGTTCCGCGTCACGGAAGCCGTGCACACCATCGAGAGAATGGTCGACATCATGGCCCATCAGCTCGGCCAGGATCCCGCCGACTTCCGCAAGAAGAACTTCATCAAGCCGGAGCAGTTCCCCTACAAGTCGGCGCTCGGGTGGGAGTACGACAGCGGCAACTACGCGGGGGCGCTCGACAAGGCCATGCAGACGATCGGGTACGCCGAGCTCAAGCGGGAGCAGGCGGAGAAGCGCAAGCGCGGCGAGCTGATGGGCATCGGAATCTCGAGCTTCACCGAGATCGTGGGGGCCGGCCCCTCCAAGCACTTCGACATCCTCGGCCTCAAGATGTTCGACTCCTGCGAGATCCGCGTGCATCCCACCGGCAAGGCCATCGCGCGCTTCGGCACCAAGTCGCAGGGCCAGGGGCACGAGACCACCTACGCCCAGATCCTCGCCGAGGAGCTGGGCATCCCCGCCAAGGACATCCAGATCGAGGAAGGCGACACCGACACCGCGCCCTACGGGCTCGGCACCTACGCGAGCCGCTCCACGCCGGTCGCGGGCGCCGCCGCCGCGATCGCCGCGCGGAAGGTCCTCGACAAGGCGCGCAAGCTCGCGGCCCATCTCCTGGAGGTCGCGCCGGAGGACCTCGTCTACGAGCCGGGCAAGTTCTCGGTGAAGGGCGCGCCCAACCGTTCGAAGACCATCCAGGACTGCGCGTTCGCCGCCTATACCAATCACCCGCAGGGCATGGAGGCGGGGCTGGAGGCGGTGTCGTACTACGACCCGCCCAACCTCACCTACCCGTTCGGTAGCTACATCTGCGTCGTGGACATCGACAAGGGCACGGGCGAGGTGAAGGTGCGCCGCTTCGTCGCCATCGACGACTGCGGCAACATCATCAATCCCATGATCGTCCAGGGCCAGGTGCACGGCGGCCTCACCATGGGGCTGGCACCCGCGCTGCTCGAGGAGATCTCCTACGACGAGCACGGCAACGTGCAAGGGGGAAGCTTCATCGACTACCTGCTCCCGACGGCAGTGGAGACACCCAAATGGGAGACCGGCCACACCATCACGCCCTCCCCGCACCATCCCATCGGCGCCAAGGGCATCGGCGAGTCGGCCACCGTCGGCGCGCCCGCCGCCATCGCCAACGCGGTGGTGGACGCGCTCTGGCATCTGGGCGTCCGGCACGTGGACATCCCCATCACCCCGCCCAAGGTCTGGAAGCTCCTCCGGGAGAAGGGCGTCACCGAGTAACCCCTATGTCTGAGCCCGATCTTCTTGCGCTCGCCGCGGCGCTACGGCAGCAGGGCGAGGCCTTCGCCCTCGCCACCGTGGTGCGCTGCGAGCGGCCGACCTCGGCCAAGCCGGGCGCCAAGGCGCTGATCCGCGCCGACGGCACCATGCTCGGCTGGGTCGGCGGCGCCTGCGCGGAGCCCATCGTGCTGCGCGAGGCGGCGGCAGCGCTGCACGACGGTGAGCCGCGCCTCGTCAGCCTCGTGGGCGAGCACGGCCGGCCCGCCGGCCGCGCCGAGGGGATCCGCGAGCACCCGATGACGTGCCACAGCGGCGGCACGCTGGAGATCTACGTGGAGCCCTATCTTCCCAAGCCCCTGCTCGTGCTGGTCGGCCACGGGCCCGTGGTGGAGACGCTCGTCGCCCTCGGCCGCGCGGTGGACTACACCGTGGAGACCGTGGCCGCCGACGCCGGGGCGGCCGCCCTGGACCGCCTGGCCCTCACCGACCGCGCCGCCGTGGTGATCGCCACCCACGGCGAAGTGGACGAGGCGATGCTGGAGCGCGTCCTCGGCACCGGCGCGGGCTACGTCAGCCTGGTGGCCAGCCGCAAGCGCGCGGCCGCCGTCCTGGCGACGCTCCGCGAGCGGGGCGTGCCCATGGAGCGCCTGGGCCGGCTCAAGGCGCCCGCCGGGCTCGACATCGGCGCGGTGACGCCGACGGAGATCGCGGTGAGCATTCTCGCCGAGATCATCCAGCTCCGGCGCAGCGGCAAGGCGCCGGCGGCGGATGCCATGCCGCGCCTCGCCGTGATCGCTGCCCCGTCCTCGGCGCCGGCTGAAGGAGACGACGCCATCGATCCCGTGTGCGGGATGCGGGTCCGCGTGGCCACCGCCCGCCATCGCTCCGAGGCGGGCGGGCGCCCGGTGTACTTCTGCTGCGGTGGCTGCAAGGCGAAGTTCGACGCGGCGCCCGAGCGCTACGCGCTCCGCTGACCGCCAGCCCTGGTCATCCCGTCCACCGGACCGTGACGCCGAGCGCGCGCATCAGCAGCACCGCCCACCCGTTGTCCCAGACACGCCCGATCGCCAGCTCCATCTGAAGGAATCCGAGCGGCGTCAAGCGGCCCAGCCAGGGTTTCAGCGCCCCTCCGGCCTCGCGTGAGAGCGCGCGGGCGACGTGCACGGCGAGGGGCAGCGAGATCAGCGTGAACACCCGCGTGAAGTCCGCGCTGCTCCCTGCGATCGCGCAGCAGATACCGGCGAGCGCGAGCAGCCGCGTCCGCCGCCGGGCCCAGACGTACGCGATCACGGGGATCCAGAACCAGGAGAACGACAGCCACAGCATGGTCACCGGGCGCGCGACGTTGTTGCGGAGAAGGCTTTCCAGCCACTGGCCGACCCATGCGGCGCGGGGCGAGCCCGCGAGGCCGAGCTCCGCCAGATAGAGCTGCGCCATCCCCGCCCCTGCGGCCCAGCCGGCGAGCACCGCGAGCAGCCACGCGCGGGCGGGCCGATGCATCGCGGCATGCACGGCGAGGATCACCGTCGCCTGCTCCGGATGCGCGAGGGTCATGGCCATCGCGAGGACGGCGATGACCGCAGGGTGCCGAGCCAGGAGCAGGAGAAAGTAGGATCCGACCAGATAGGGGTCGGACTTCCCCAGCCAGAACGCGAGCACGTGGAGCAGGGGCGAGAGCGCGAGCAGACGGAAGAAGGCCCATCGCTCGTCGGGCTCGGCGATCGCGCGGTGGCCATAGACGAGCACGGCGGCCACCGCGGCGAGCGCGGCCGCGATCGCCAGCGCCTGGACCCGGTGGGGAGAGACGGCGCCCACGAGATATCCCACGAAGACATTCGCGACGGACGAGTGGATGTAGCGGTCGGACGGATCGCCGAGGAGACGGAACGGCTCGGCGTAGAGAGCGGCCAGCGCGTCGACGTCGACGAAGCGCGGCCCGGTGACGAGCAGGATCGCGGCGAAGAGCACCGCGCCGCGGCGCGTGGCCGCGCCGCCGCGATCCATCGCGCCCGTCTCCGTCGGCGCGGTGGGCGCGCCGGCCTAGTTGCCGGCGCGCTCCGCAAGCGGCGCGTAGTCCGCGACGCCGCCGTGGCCGCCCGCGAACTTCTCCGGCGTGATCCCCGCCTTCTTCACGCCGGCCACGAGCCCGAGCTGCAGGGGCGTGAGCTGCGCCGGCAGGGGCGGACCCGGACTCCAGAGGTCGGTGACATAGCCCAGGCGCGCCGAGGGCACGTAGCCAATCAGCATGGACTCCACGTGCGGGGTGTTGGGAACCATGTACGCCTGCACCTCCCGCGCGCCGTCGGAGAGCGCCCACTTGTCCGCGACTTCCACGATGGGCGTTCCAGCGAGGTCCTTGGCGGTGAGGTCGGGGTTGCGGATGTACGGCGCCGCGAGCACTCGGCGGAAGTGGGCGCCGGCGCCCTGGCCCACCACGATGGTGGCGCCCTCCGCGGCGTATGCACGGATCCCGCCCGCATGATCCATGTGGTGATGGGTCAGAACCAGGTACTTGACCGGCTTGCGGAGATACTTCGCCCGAACCGCGCTGAGCACCATGTTGGATTGCCGGTCGCTCACCGGCGCATCGAACACGACCACGTAGTCCTTCATCTCCACGACCAGGCTGTGGTGCGTGCCGCCCGCCGCGTGACTCACCCCGGGGGCCAGCTCGACGAGCCGGAGGCTCTGGGTGACGCGGGCGTCGAAGCTCGGATTCTCGGAGTCGAGGTACGCCCCGATGAACTGCCGCCGCAATACCCACTGATACGGCACGTCGGCGGTGGCGGGACGCGCCGCGCCCGCGCGGAAGGCATCAGGAATCGCGAGCTGGCCGGTGCCGATCGGGATGTTCTTCTTGAGGTCGGCGATCTTCGTCTCCATCACGAGGCGCCCACCCAGCTCGTAGCGCTGGGTCGTGGCCACCCGGATTCCGTCCAGCACCTGCCAGTCGGACAGAACGAGATCGTAGGGGACGTCACCCCAGATGTTGTCGTAGTCGAGCGTGCGGATGCGAGCGGGAAGGCCGGAGGTCCGGTCGAACATCACGGTGTAGAGCGTGTCCGCCGTCTGGTACCCCACCGCCGGGTAGGAGGTGCTCCCCACCACGATGTCGCCCAGCTGGGCGACGCGGTCGGGGTTCTTCTGCATCTCGAGCAGGAGGAGCGGTGAGCTCCGGCGCGCCTCGCGCTGGAACGTGGCCACACGCAGGCTCGACATCGTGTGCGCGGGCGGGTTCGAGTCGAGGCTCTGCTTGTTGCGCCCGGAGCTGTCGATGCCCGCGACATAGCCGGCCTCGGGCGTCACGATCTCGGTGTACGTGAACGAGCGCGGGGACGGATACGCGTAGTTCCGCACCCAGTCGACTCTCATGGCGCCGGACGCCATATCGGCGGCGGATGTGAAGGTGGATTCGTTAGCGAAGCGCGCCTCGCCGCCGGGGGCCAGCGACTGCTCGGGATCCCACTGGCGCACGGTGCCCTTGACCGCCAGCGTCTTCACGCCGGTGAGCGCGTTGACGCCCCCCATCCCATCG includes:
- a CDS encoding XdhC family protein — its product is MSEPDLLALAAALRQQGEAFALATVVRCERPTSAKPGAKALIRADGTMLGWVGGACAEPIVLREAAAALHDGEPRLVSLVGEHGRPAGRAEGIREHPMTCHSGGTLEIYVEPYLPKPLLVLVGHGPVVETLVALGRAVDYTVETVAADAGAAALDRLALTDRAAVVIATHGEVDEAMLERVLGTGAGYVSLVASRKRAAAVLATLRERGVPMERLGRLKAPAGLDIGAVTPTEIAVSILAEIIQLRRSGKAPAADAMPRLAVIAAPSSAPAEGDDAIDPVCGMRVRVATARHRSEAGGRPVYFCCGGCKAKFDAAPERYALR
- a CDS encoding aerobic carbon-monoxide dehydrogenase large subunit, with the translated sequence MTTMRTTPEVGGMGHSIKRKEDPRFIRGKGTYVDDVVLPGMLYLDIVRSPHAHAKIVKIDTAKATAVPGVLAVITGADLAKYNLHWMPTLMSDTQMVLPVEKVMYQAQEVAAVLATTRYAAADGAAAVDVEYEPLPAVVSPQKALEPGAPVLRTDKKDKKDNHIWHWEWGDRAATDRAFAEADVTVKEQIYIPRIHVASIETCGCVAHFDKVNDKLTVWMTTQAPHAIRTVFALVAGHVGLAEHKIRIISPDIGGGFGGKVPVYPGYVIAVAASVLTGKPVKWIEDRMENLQADSFARDYHITAELAAKKDGTLTALRIKTLADHGYTDAAANPSKFPAGLFHVCTGSYDLKAAHVEVDGAYTNKPPGGIAYRCSFRVTEAVHTIERMVDIMAHQLGQDPADFRKKNFIKPEQFPYKSALGWEYDSGNYAGALDKAMQTIGYAELKREQAEKRKRGELMGIGISSFTEIVGAGPSKHFDILGLKMFDSCEIRVHPTGKAIARFGTKSQGQGHETTYAQILAEELGIPAKDIQIEEGDTDTAPYGLGTYASRSTPVAGAAAAIAARKVLDKARKLAAHLLEVAPEDLVYEPGKFSVKGAPNRSKTIQDCAFAAYTNHPQGMEAGLEAVSYYDPPNLTYPFGSYICVVDIDKGTGEVKVRRFVAIDDCGNIINPMIVQGQVHGGLTMGLAPALLEEISYDEHGNVQGGSFIDYLLPTAVETPKWETGHTITPSPHHPIGAKGIGESATVGAPAAIANAVVDALWHLGVRHVDIPITPPKVWKLLREKGVTE
- a CDS encoding (2Fe-2S)-binding protein; translated protein: MNVQVTINGEKLSADVEPRLLLVHLIREVFRLTGTHIGCDTTHCGACAVLLDGRPVKSCTMFAVQAHNRDIQTVEGLEQNGALHPLQEGFIAEHGLQCGYCTPGMLMTSKAFLDKHPSPSEDEIRWAISGNLCRCTGYVNIVKAVQHAAAQLRAAAPAGGTR
- a CDS encoding ISNCY family transposase produces the protein MLFPRVAVERAMTIREVVLRAMSGAISWIQAAEIIGCSPRSVRRWRARFERRGYDGLLDHRYGRPSPRRAPFGEVQRILRLYRERYGGFNGRHFHQLAQREHGVTLGYTYVKTALQKAGLLPKAQARGRHRRRREPRPCFGELLHLDGSRHRWLALGPEGLDTLVAIVDDATKQLLYAQLVDGGESVRAIMTALGAVFRRYGLPIALYTDRAHWAAHTPRAGARPDPTKLTQVGRALRTLGIEHILSYSPQARGRSERVNRTLQDRLVNELRVAGIATVAAANRYLEQTFLPTYNATFARAPADPASAFVALGSTDLDQILCHEEERVVSRDNVVVLDGVALAVSKQRGRRSCSGLRVLVRRHLDGRYSVWCGARCFGRYDPRGRALAA
- a CDS encoding xanthine dehydrogenase family protein subunit M — its product is MIPAGFDYHAPATIGEATALLSRLGDDAKVLSGGQSLIPLLKLRLASPRHLVDINRIPGLAYVKEADGALRIGALAREVDLDESDVVRARYPLLADATRVIADPLVRNLATVAGNLAHGDPANDHPAVMLALGAEITATGPFGARRIPIGSFFKGPFETALKPDELLTEIRAPAPPPRSGGAYVKLERKVGDFATAAVAAQITLAGDGTVADIGIALTNVGLTPIKADKAEAALRGRRPDDAAIKEAAQLAADAARPEPDLRGSAEYKKDVVRVLTARALRKAIERAGGGK